One genomic window of Eggerthella timonensis includes the following:
- a CDS encoding DMT family transporter → METRSKRWPYVACVVLQTVIFGSGNAITKMAYESITPMWCLAIRFGLATLVFAVFFGPRIARQLRDARVGAWLPAALCMALAYLTCNVALDLTTATNVGFLVALPVVFAPLLSSVVNRCRYPLAFLPFQAAVVVGLYLLCSNGGAPSFGLGEILALLSSVALAGALVFGERGLEQLDAVTVAGTQIAASFVVALACALAFEPPVDVLAVQPVAWATIAFLALLSTCLTFMLQNVSLTKLPSSTVSLLLTGEPVFTAAFSFVLLGETLSAAGLAGAALIVASVVAATWVEGRQAAPAASPALQAEQRFALEEGWFEGAEFGAPAPLAGVELPHLVPPERRSFASERAA, encoded by the coding sequence ATGGAAACCCGTAGCAAGCGTTGGCCCTATGTCGCGTGCGTCGTGCTGCAAACCGTTATCTTCGGCTCGGGCAACGCCATTACGAAGATGGCGTACGAGAGCATCACGCCCATGTGGTGCCTCGCCATCCGATTCGGCCTGGCCACGCTCGTGTTCGCGGTCTTCTTCGGCCCGCGCATCGCCCGCCAGCTGCGCGACGCGCGCGTCGGCGCCTGGCTGCCCGCGGCGCTGTGCATGGCGCTCGCGTACCTCACCTGCAACGTGGCGCTCGATCTCACCACGGCCACCAACGTGGGCTTCCTCGTGGCGCTACCCGTGGTGTTCGCGCCGCTGCTCTCGAGCGTGGTGAACCGTTGCCGCTACCCGCTCGCCTTCCTGCCGTTCCAGGCGGCGGTCGTCGTCGGGCTCTACCTCTTGTGCAGCAACGGGGGAGCGCCCTCGTTCGGCCTGGGCGAGATCCTCGCGCTGCTGTCCTCCGTGGCGCTTGCCGGCGCGCTCGTGTTCGGCGAGCGCGGCCTCGAGCAGCTCGACGCCGTCACCGTGGCCGGCACGCAGATCGCCGCGTCGTTCGTGGTGGCCCTCGCGTGTGCGCTGGCCTTCGAACCGCCTGTGGACGTGCTGGCCGTGCAGCCCGTGGCGTGGGCCACCATCGCCTTCCTCGCGCTGCTCAGCACGTGCCTCACCTTCATGCTGCAGAACGTGTCGCTGACGAAGCTGCCGTCCTCCACCGTGTCGCTGCTGCTCACGGGCGAGCCGGTGTTCACTGCGGCGTTCTCGTTCGTGCTGTTGGGTGAAACGCTGTCCGCGGCGGGCCTCGCCGGCGCCGCGCTCATCGTGGCCAGCGTCGTGGCCGCCACGTGGGTGGAAGGCCGTCAGGCCGCGCCCGCTGCATCGCCGGCGCTGCAGGCCGAGCAGCGCTTCGCGCTCGAAGAAGGGTGGTTCGAAGGTGCGGAGTTCGGCGCTCCCGCTCCCCTTGCCGGGGTGGAGCTGCCCCACCTCGTGCCTCCCGAACGCCGCTCCTTCGCGTCGGAGCGCGCTGCGTAG
- a CDS encoding LysR family transcriptional regulator, whose amino-acid sequence MSNQKYDAFLKVAETGSFKQAAHDLGYTQAGISYLVSTLERELDVPLFVRDYGGAHLTAEGADLLPWVQNVCNSERQLEMRLAELKHLESGIVRVAAFTSTAIQWFPGIAKRFLAQHPGIDLQLICVDDEDELEEAVWRGDADCGFFVYPIKHDLHAVPLRKDPLLVVLPPDHPLADAPFVPREALAEEPYIRLKSGTSSEMETLFRANDVEPNVRFTIDSDYAVMSMVSAGLGFSVLADLILRDAPFPLAVKQPEVETSREIAIALRSLETASTATRAFLDVTQDWIADAYAR is encoded by the coding sequence ATGAGCAACCAGAAATACGACGCGTTTCTCAAGGTGGCCGAGACGGGCAGCTTCAAGCAGGCCGCCCACGACCTGGGGTACACGCAGGCCGGCATCAGCTACCTCGTGAGCACGCTCGAGCGCGAGCTGGACGTGCCGCTGTTCGTGCGCGATTACGGCGGCGCGCATCTCACCGCGGAGGGCGCCGATTTGCTGCCCTGGGTGCAGAACGTGTGCAACAGCGAGCGGCAGCTGGAGATGCGCCTCGCCGAGCTCAAGCATCTCGAGAGCGGCATCGTGCGCGTGGCGGCGTTCACGAGCACGGCCATCCAGTGGTTCCCCGGCATCGCAAAGCGCTTCCTCGCGCAGCATCCCGGCATCGACTTGCAGCTGATCTGCGTCGACGACGAGGACGAGCTGGAGGAGGCCGTGTGGCGCGGCGATGCCGACTGCGGGTTCTTCGTTTACCCCATCAAGCACGACCTGCACGCCGTGCCTTTGCGCAAGGATCCGCTGCTCGTGGTGCTGCCGCCCGACCATCCTCTGGCCGACGCGCCGTTCGTGCCGCGCGAGGCGTTGGCGGAGGAACCGTATATCCGCCTGAAGAGCGGGACGTCGTCGGAGATGGAGACGCTGTTCCGCGCGAACGACGTAGAGCCCAACGTACGCTTCACCATCGACAGCGACTACGCGGTGATGAGCATGGTGAGCGCGGGCCTCGGGTTCAGCGTGCTGGCGGACCTCATCCTGCGCGACGCGCCGTTCCCTCTGGCCGTCAAGCAGCCCGAAGTGGAGACGAGCCGCGAGATCGCCATCGCGCTGCGCTCGCTGGAAACGGCCTCGACAGCAACGCGCGCGTTCCTCGACGTGACGCAGGACTGGATCGCCGACGCGTACGCCCGCTGA
- a CDS encoding HAD family hydrolase yields MTTRTMQAVLFDLDGTLLDTHDLLLTTFRYTARAVLDEPIPDERLMAKVGQPLNTQMWDFTDDPAVHEELCRVYREYNAAVHDDLIRLFDGTVPMLERLKEAGYPLAVVTSKRHEVAMRGLDRFDLAGYFDFLIGADDFVEHKPHPGPVAHGCDRLGLAPETCLYVGDSPFDMQAGNGAGCATAAALWGMFPQAVLEAERPTYVCADGVEIPSLLGC; encoded by the coding sequence ATGACTACTCGCACCATGCAAGCCGTCCTGTTCGACCTCGACGGAACCTTGCTCGACACGCACGACCTGCTGCTCACCACGTTCCGGTACACGGCTCGCGCCGTGCTCGACGAGCCGATCCCCGACGAGCGCCTCATGGCGAAGGTGGGCCAGCCGCTCAACACCCAGATGTGGGACTTCACGGACGATCCGGCCGTGCACGAGGAGCTCTGCCGGGTGTACCGGGAGTACAACGCGGCGGTGCACGACGACCTCATCAGGTTGTTCGACGGCACCGTGCCCATGCTCGAGCGCCTCAAAGAGGCCGGCTACCCGCTGGCCGTGGTCACGTCGAAGCGCCACGAGGTGGCCATGCGCGGCCTCGACCGCTTCGATCTGGCAGGCTACTTCGATTTCCTCATCGGCGCCGACGATTTCGTGGAGCACAAGCCGCATCCCGGCCCCGTGGCGCACGGCTGCGACCGCTTGGGCCTCGCGCCCGAAACGTGCCTGTACGTGGGTGACAGCCCGTTCGACATGCAGGCGGGCAACGGCGCGGGCTGCGCCACCGCCGCGGCGCTGTGGGGCATGTTCCCCCAGGCCGTTCTCGAGGCCGAGCGTCCCACGTACGTGTGCGCTGACGGCGTCGAGATCCCTTCGCTGCTCGGCTGCTGA
- a CDS encoding proline--tRNA ligase: protein MTNANIMRMSQVYAPTLKEDPADAEIASHKLLLRAGFIRKTASGVYTFLPLGKRVLAKVENIVREEMDGIGAQEIMMPALQPGELWHESGRWDDYGPELMRLVDRHDREFCLGPTHEELITSLVRNELRSYKELPLSLYQIQVKFRDEIRPRFGLLRSREFIMKDAYSFHADQESLQKTYDDMSEAYGRICDRMGMDYRPVEADPGQIGGSVTCEFMALADAGEAELVHCTCGYAANTEAGDCLARPTVYDVPQMEKIATPDVHTIAELATFLDIPESSTVKALSGKNDEGKLVVMFVPGDHELNELKAARVAGGFTLLTDEDMEAFGLHKGSMGPVGLPESAYVIAARSLQAVPKWVVGANEDGYHYVGAKLGEDFQVDEWADLCIVQPGDSCPSCGLPLEGARGIEVSQVFQLGDKYSKAMGATFMAEDGSEQPFLMGCYGVGISRTMAAIVEQHNDENGIMWPLTVAPAHVCVIPLTVGDDEVQPAAEKLANDLAKLGLEVVIDDRKERAGVKFADADLIGWPLQVIVGKRGLAEQKVEIKRRSTGARRDIPLAALTDALAFSQRNAKVWGSELSLFGGLFE, encoded by the coding sequence ATGACGAACGCGAATATCATGCGCATGAGCCAGGTCTACGCGCCCACGCTCAAGGAAGATCCCGCCGACGCGGAAATCGCCAGCCACAAGCTGCTGCTGCGCGCCGGTTTCATCCGCAAGACGGCGTCGGGCGTGTACACGTTCCTGCCCCTGGGCAAGCGCGTGCTGGCCAAGGTCGAGAACATCGTGCGCGAGGAGATGGACGGCATCGGCGCGCAGGAGATCATGATGCCGGCGTTGCAGCCGGGCGAGCTGTGGCACGAGAGCGGCCGTTGGGACGACTACGGCCCCGAGCTCATGCGCCTCGTCGACCGCCACGACCGCGAGTTCTGCCTCGGGCCCACCCATGAGGAGCTCATCACCTCGCTCGTGCGCAACGAGCTGCGCTCCTACAAGGAGCTGCCGTTATCGCTCTACCAGATCCAGGTGAAGTTCCGCGACGAGATCCGTCCGCGCTTCGGCCTGCTGCGCAGCCGCGAGTTCATCATGAAGGACGCCTACAGCTTCCATGCCGACCAGGAGTCGCTGCAGAAGACCTACGACGACATGAGCGAGGCGTACGGCCGCATCTGCGACCGCATGGGCATGGACTACCGTCCCGTCGAGGCCGACCCCGGCCAAATCGGCGGCAGCGTGACCTGCGAGTTCATGGCGCTCGCCGATGCGGGCGAGGCCGAGCTCGTGCACTGCACGTGCGGGTACGCCGCCAACACCGAGGCCGGCGACTGCCTGGCGCGCCCCACCGTGTACGACGTGCCGCAGATGGAGAAGATCGCCACACCCGACGTGCACACCATCGCCGAGCTGGCCACGTTCCTCGACATCCCCGAATCGTCCACGGTGAAGGCCCTGTCCGGCAAGAACGACGAGGGCAAGCTCGTCGTCATGTTCGTGCCGGGCGACCACGAGCTCAACGAGCTGAAGGCCGCGCGCGTGGCCGGCGGCTTCACGCTGCTCACCGACGAGGACATGGAAGCCTTCGGCCTGCACAAGGGCTCGATGGGCCCCGTGGGCCTGCCCGAATCCGCCTACGTCATCGCCGCGCGCAGCCTGCAGGCCGTGCCGAAGTGGGTCGTGGGCGCCAACGAGGACGGCTACCACTACGTGGGCGCCAAGCTGGGCGAGGACTTCCAGGTGGACGAATGGGCCGACCTCTGCATCGTGCAGCCGGGCGACAGCTGCCCGTCCTGCGGGCTGCCGCTCGAGGGCGCGCGCGGCATCGAGGTGTCGCAGGTGTTCCAGCTGGGCGACAAGTACTCGAAGGCCATGGGCGCCACGTTCATGGCGGAAGACGGCTCCGAGCAGCCGTTCCTCATGGGCTGCTACGGCGTGGGCATCTCGCGCACCATGGCCGCCATCGTCGAGCAGCACAACGACGAGAACGGCATCATGTGGCCGCTCACGGTTGCGCCGGCGCACGTGTGCGTCATCCCGCTGACGGTAGGCGACGACGAGGTGCAGCCCGCAGCCGAGAAGCTGGCGAACGATCTGGCGAAGCTGGGCCTCGAGGTGGTCATCGACGACCGCAAGGAGCGCGCCGGCGTGAAATTCGCCGATGCCGACCTCATCGGCTGGCCGTTGCAGGTCATCGTCGGCAAGCGCGGCTTGGCCGAGCAGAAGGTTGAGATCAAGCGCCGCAGCACGGGCGCCCGCCGCGACATCCCGTTGGCGGCCCTCACTGACGCGCTCGCGTTCTCCCAGCGCAACGCCAAGGTCTGGGGCTCCGAACTGTCCCTGTTCGGCGGGCTGTTCGAGTAG